The window CGGGTTGCTGCTTGGATTCACCGCCTATTTGTTTTTCACGCTGGTGCAAATCGCCGGCTCGTTCATGGACATGCAGATCGGGTTTGGCATCGTCAATGTGATTGATCCCGCGACCGGGGCGCAATCTCCGGTTTTTGGCAACTTTGCTTTCATGCTGGCGATGTTGTTTTTTTTATCGATCAACGGCCACCATTACTTGTTGGAAGCGATTATGGACAGCTACAAATGGGTTCCGTTGTCGAACGAAATTTATGCCAACATCCAAAATGGCGCGGTGTCGACTTTTTTGCTGGATTCATTCGCCACCGTGTTTTATTTGGCTTTTCAAATAGCGGCGCCCATTCTTGCGGCAATGTTTTTGGTCGATCTCGCTCTGGGCGTTTTGGCCAAAACGGCTCCGCAATTCAATATATTTGTCGTTGGTTTCCAGGTGAAAATTGCGGTTGGTTTAATCATGGTGATGCTTTTGGTATCGAGTTTCCTGTATGTTTTTCAGCA is drawn from Bacilli bacterium and contains these coding sequences:
- the fliR gene encoding flagellar biosynthetic protein FliR is translated as MQLITSFLPAFLLVFCRITSFFVVVPVFSIRGVPLPFRVGLSFFVSLLVFTAIGTTAPMEFDSLFLLNMAREITVGLLLGFTAYLFFTLVQIAGSFMDMQIGFGIVNVIDPATGAQSPVFGNFAFMLAMLFFLSINGHHYLLEAIMDSYKWVPLSNEIYANIQNGAVSTFLLDSFATVFYLAFQIAAPILAAMFLVDLALGVLAKTAPQFNIFVVGFQVKIAVGLIMVMLLVSSFLYVFQQLFATMFEALMNLLKILHL